A genomic window from Populus nigra chromosome 7, ddPopNigr1.1, whole genome shotgun sequence includes:
- the LOC133699465 gene encoding calcium permeable stress-gated cation channel 1-like, producing MATLGDIAVSGAINLLSAFIFLLAFAILRLQPFNDRVYFPKWYLKGLRSSPSRSGAFVRRVVNLDFRSYIRFLNWMPEALKMPEPELIDHAGLDSAVYLRIYLMGLKIFVPITFLAWAILVPVNYTNDALEAAKMVANVTASDIDKLSISNIPLKSQRFWTHIVMAYAFTFWTCYVLLREYEKVASMRLQFLSSQRRRPDQFTVLVRNVPPDPDETVSELVEHFFLVNHPDHYLTHRVVCNANKLASLVKKKKKKQNWLDYYQLKYSRDQSQRPQMKTGFLGLWGGKVDAIDYHISEIEKLSEEIEEERKRVLKDPKSIMPAAFVSFKTRWGAAVCAQTQQSRNPTLWLTEWAPEPRDVYWQNLAIPYMSLKVKRLIIGVAFFFLTFFFMIPIASVQALASIEGIEKRAPFLKSVIEIKFIKSVIQGFLPGIALKLFLIFLPTILMIMSKFEGFVSLSSLERRSATRYYIFLIINVFLGSILTGAAFDQLNSFINQSANEIPKTIGVAVPMKATFFITYIMVDGWAGIAGEVLMLKPLILYHLKNFFLVKTEKDREEAMDPGSLGFNTGEPRIQLYFLLGLVYATVTPVLLPFIIIFFAFAFAVFRHQIINVYNQEYESGAAFWPDVHGRVITALVISQLALMGLMSTKEAAQSTPFLIALPVLTIWFHRFCNGRHKSAFVKYPLQEAMMKDTLERARDPNFNLKAYLQSAYVHPVFKGDDDDIDEDDLLSGKMETESVLVPTKRQSRRNTPAPSKISGGSSPSLPETVKNGEP from the exons ATGGCAACGCTTGGAGATATAGCGGTTTCGGGGGCTATAAATTTACTGAGTGCATTCATTTTCTTATTGGCATTTGCAATTTTGAGGCTACAACCCTTCAATGATAGAGTTTACTTTCCAAAATGGTATCTGAAGGGCTTAAGAAGCAGCCCCTCGCGCTCTGGGGCATTTGTTCGTAGGGTGGTGAATTTAGACTTTAGATCATATATCCGGTTTTTAAATTGGATGCCGGAAGCGCTTAAAATGCCGGAGCCTGAGCTTATTGATCATGCAGGGTTGGATTCTGCTGTTTACTTGCGCATTTACTTGATGGG ACTTAAAATTTTTGTGCCTATAACATTCCTTGCTTGGGCTATCCTGGTGCCAGTCAATTACACTAATGATGCTCTAGAGGCAGCCAAGATGGTGGCCAACGTGACTGCTAGTGACATTGACAAGCTTTCAATTTCGAATATACCACTTAAATCACAAAG ATTTTGGACGCATATAGTGATGGCTTATGCCTTTACTTTCTGGACGTGCTACGTGTTGCTAAGGGAGTATGAGAAAGTTGCTTCGATGAGGTTGCAATTTCTTTCCTCACAAAGACGTCGTCCAGATCAATTCACA GTCCTTGTTAGGAATGTACCTCCAGATCCAGATGAAACTGTCAGTGAGCTTGTGGAGCACTTTTTTCTAGTGAATCATCCAGATCATTACCTCACTCATCGG GTGGTGTGCAATGCCAACAAGCTAGCCAGCTTggtcaagaagaagaagaaaaagcagAACTGGCTTGACTACTACCAACTCAAGTACTCCAGGGATCAATCGCAGAGGCCTCAGATGAAG ACTGGTTTCCTTGGGCTTTGGGGGGGAAAAGTGGATGCAATCGATTATCACATATCAGAGATTGAGAAACTGTCAGAAGAA AtagaagaagagaggaaaagGGTTTTAAAGGATCCAAAGTCTATCATGCCAGCAGCATTTGTTTCATTCAAGACTCGATGGGGTGCAGCTGTGTGTGCACAAACTCAACAATCAAGAAATCCAACTTTGTGGTTAACAGAGTGGGCTCCGGAGCCTCGCGATGTATATTGGCAAAACTTAGCCATTCCATACATGTCACTCAAAGTTAAGAGGCTGATAATTGgagttgctttctttttccttaccTTCTTTTTCATGATACCTATTGCATCTGTACAAGCGCTAGCAAGTATTGAGGGAATAGAGAAAAGAGCCCCTTTTCTGAAGTCTGTTATTGAAAT aaaatttatcaaatctgTTATCCAAGGTTTTCTTCCTGGCATTGCATTGAAGCTCTTCCTTATCTTCCTGCCAACAATATTGATGATCATGTCTAAGTTTGAAGGCTTCGTATCTCTATCTTCTTTGGAAAGGAGATCAGCAACGAGATACTATATTTTCCTCATTATCAATGTATTCCTAGGGAGCATACTCACTGGAGCCGCATTTGATCAGctaaattcttttattaatcAGTCTGCTAACGA AATTCCTAAAACAATTGGTGTAGCTGTTCCAATGAAAGCAACTTTCTTCATAACCTATATAATGGTTGACGGATGGGCTGGCATAGCTGGAGAAGTTTTAATGTTGAAACCACTGATACTCTACCACttgaaaaatttctttttggtgAAGACTGAAAAGGACAGGGAAGAGGCAATGGATCCTGGAAGTCTTGGTTTTAACACCGGTGAACCCCGTATACAATTATATTTTCTGCTAGGGCTTGTATATGCTACAGTGACACCAGTTCTCCTTccattcataattattttctttgccTTCGCCTTTGCAGTGTTCCGTCATCAG ATCATAAATGTTTACAACCAAGAGTATGAAAGTGGTGCAGCATTCTGGCCTGATGTCCATGGGCGTGTTATTACTGCACTAGTAATCTCGCAGCTGGCTCTGATGGGACTGATGAGTACAAAAGAAGCTGCACAGtcaacaccatttctcattgcTCTCCCTGTCCTCACTATATGGTTTCATAGGTTCTGCAATGGACGCCACAAATCTGCATTTGTCAAATATCCATTACAG GAAGCAATGATGAAAGATACCCTGGAACGAGCAAGGGATCCGAACTTTAATCTGAAAGCCTACCTTCAGAGTGCTTATGTTCATCCAGTTTTCaaaggtgatgatgatgatattgatgaagACGACCTTCTGAGCGGAAAGATGGAAACTGAGAGTGTCTTAGTGCCTACAAAGCGCCAATCACGAAGAAATACACCAGCACCAAGCAAAATCAGCGGGGGATCCTCACCATCTTTGCCCGAGACAGTTAAAAATGGAGAGCCTTGA